One stretch of Halichoerus grypus chromosome 10, mHalGry1.hap1.1, whole genome shotgun sequence DNA includes these proteins:
- the ZBTB46 gene encoding zinc finger and BTB domain-containing protein 46 isoform X2, whose product MNNRKEDMEIASHYRHLLRELNEQRQHGVLCDVCVVVEGKVFKAHKNVLLGSSRYFKTLYCQVQKASDQATVTHLDIVTAQGFKAIIDFMYSAHLALTSRNVIEVMSAASFLQMTDIVQACHDFIKAALDISIKPDASDELSEFEISAPPGSSTDALISAVMAGRSISPWLARRTSPANSSGDSAITSCHEGGSSYGKEDQEPKADGPDDISSQSLWSGDVGYGSLRVKEEQISPSHYGGSELPSARDGVIQNSFSEQAGGDGWQPTGRRKNRKNKETVRHITQQVEDDSRAGSPVASFLPTSGWPFSSRDSNADLTVTEASSSDSRGERAELFGHVDEGLLGGEASYLGPPLTPEKEEALHQATAVANLRAALLSKNSLLSLKADMLRDDSSLLLDYLPKGTHSLSRPGTSPSHSWGDADRRAEAPPSGPSTLHSEPGMPALVNGQTEPRTALPPSPDRCPLTPGALGSAARPPLELAPAGAWVGLCGGRRPARDAWGLLPARCVASAPPQARWAHAELRQPYHEVSQGATREAPYGHRSLCCV is encoded by the exons ATGAACAACCGGAAGGAAGACATGGAAATCGCGTCCCACTACCGTCACCTGCTCCGCGAGCTCAACGAGCAGAGGCAGCACGGCGTCCTGTGCGACGTCTGTGTCGTGGTCGAGGGCAAGGTCTTCAAGGCGCACAAGAACGTCCTGCTCGGCAGCAGCCGCTACTTTAAGACGCTCTACTGCCAGGTGCAGAAGGCGTCCGACCAGGCCACGGTCACACACCTGGACATCGTCACGGCCCAGGGCTTCAAGGCCATCATTGACTTCATGTACTCTGCCCACCTGGCCCTCACGAGCAGGAATGTCATCGAGGTGATGTCCGCGGCCAGCTTCCTGCAGATGACGGACATCGTGCAGGCCTGTCACGACTTCATCAAGGCAGCGCTGGACATCAGCATCAAGCCAGATGCCTCGGACGAGCTTTCGGAGTTTGAGATTAGTGCCCCACCCGGCAGCAGCACGGACGCGCTGATCTCGGCTGTGATGGCCGGACGGAGCATCTCCCCGTGGTTGGCTCGGCGCACGAGTCCTGCCAATTCTTCCGGAGACTCGGCCATCACCAGCTGCCACGAGGGAGGAAGCAGCTACGGGAAGGAGGACCAGGAGCCCAAGGCCGATGGTCCCGATGACATTTCCTCGCAGTCGCTGTGGTCTGGGGATGTGGGCTACGGGTCTCTGCGGGTCAAGGAAGAGCAGATCTCGCCGTCTCATTACGGTGGGAGTGAGCTGCCTTCCGCCAGGGATGGTGTGATACAGAACTCTTTCTCAGAGCAGGCTGGAGGCGATGGCTGGCAGCCCACAGGTCGAAGGAAGAATCGGAAGAACAAAGAGACAGTCCGGCATATCACACAGCAGGTGGAGGACGATAGCCGGGCCGGCTCCCCGGTGGCCTCCTTCCTTCCGACGTCTGGGTGGCCGTTCAGCAGCCGAGACTCAA ATGCGGACTTAACGGTGACCGAAGCCAGTAGCTCTGACAGTCGCGGGGAGAGGGCTGAGCTCTTTGGCCACGTGGACGAGGGTCTCCTGGGAGGAGAAGCCAGCTACCTGGGCCCGCCCCTGACCCCGGAGAAGGAGGAGGCCCTGCACCAGGCCACCGCCGTGGCCAACCTGCGGGCGGCGCTCCTGAGTAAGAACAGCCTGCTGTCCCTCAAGGCCGACATGCTCCGGGACGACAGCTCCCTGCTGCTGGACTACCTGCCCAAAGGCACCCACTCCCTGTCCC ggcctggcaccagCCCGAGTCACTCTTGGGGGGATGCTGATCGCAGAGCAGAagcccctccctctggcccctccaccctccactcaGAGCCCGGGATGCCCGCTCTGGTGAATGGCCAGACCGAGCCCAGGACAGCACTGCCCCCCAGCCCAG ATCGATGCCCCTTGACACCTGGAGCCCTGGGCTCGGCAGCGAGGCCTCCTCTGGAGTTGGCCCCAgctggcgcctgggtgggtctCTGTGGGGGCCGCAGGCCTGCCCGGGATGCCTGGGGCCTTCTTCCAGCACGCTGTGTGGCCagtgcccctccccaggcccgaTGGGCTCACGCAGAGCTCCGACAGCCTTACCATGAAGTCAGCCAAGGAGCCACGAGGGAAGCACCCTATGGACACAGAAGCCTCTGCTGCGTATGA